The sequence ACAACCAGGAAGATTTTTTTCGACATGAAGAATCTGGAGTTGACCAACTTCAGTACGAACAATCTGTGTACCATTGCAATTCGTAACAGCAGAAACCTCACCAGAAGATGCAAAACTTGTATCAAGTGTAAACGTAATCCCGAGAAAAAGAAGAGCGGTAAAAAGAATTCTTCGCAACATAATATAAATCTTTGAGTGAATAAATTTCATTCATAATACTAATTGTTACGAAATGTCAAATTTATTGTGTGGATATAAAATATCCTCTACTGAGAGAGGATATTTCTGTACAAAAAAGTATAACAATTATTCCCAACTGAACTTCAATGCTTTTTTCTCAACGGAAAGTTGTACTTTCTTTTTTCGCTTCTTGTCGACGAGCTCATCCGCAATAGCATCTTCGATTTTGTCCTGAATATAGCGTCTCACTGGACGTGCTCCATATTCTGGATTGTACGTCTCTGAGACAATGTGAGTCACCGCTTTCGCGTCGTATACGAGAGTGATTCCAATAGTATCGAGTCGAGAAACAAGGTCATCTAGTTGAAGTAGAACGATCGACTTGAGTACCTTTTTGTCGAGTGGAGAAAATACAACAGTCTTATCAATACGGTTCAGAAATTCCGGAGCAAAGGTATCAGGAAGCTGTTTCAGAACACGTTCACGAATCCCAGCATAATCCGAAATAATCTTTTTCTCATCGCTCTCGGAAGTATTGAACCCGATTTTTGCAGCTTCATTGTTGAACTCTTCTGAACCAATATTCGAAGTCATGATGACAATCGTATTCTTGAAGTTCACGAGTCGTCCTTTTCCATCAGAGATAGCACCATCTTCGAGAATCTGAAGAAGGAGATTGTAGATATCGAAATTCCCCTTCTCAATCTCATCAAACAGCACAATTGAATACGGTTTTCTGCGGACTTTTTCTGTGAGAAGTCCACCCTCCTCATATCCGACATATCCCGCTGTAGTACCGATAAGCTTCGATGCGCTCGACTTATCCTGATATTCACTCATATCGATTTTTATGAGAGCTTTCTCATCACCGAAAAATTCTTCTGCAAGCACTTTCACAAGCTCTGTCTTCCCTACTCCCGTTGGTCCAAGAAAAAGAAATGATCAAATCGGACGATTAGGGTTCGATATTCCAACGCGGGAACGCTTCAATGAACTCACAATAGAATCAATCGCCTCATCTTGACCGACAATGCGCTTTTTGATTGCTGGAGCAAGTCCTCGGAGCTTCGAGAGATCTTCTTTTTCGAGATTCTTGAGCGGAACTCCCGTCATCTGATGAATCACACGCTGAACATCTGCCGATGTGATATGAAGACGATTCTTGTGCGGAATCACTCGTTTTTTCTTTTTTGTTTCGATTTCTTGTGTGAGCTTTTCGAGTTCTTTTCGTTTTGCAAGCGCTTTCTGATACTGTTGAGAAATGAGGAACGACTCAATATCTTTCTGGAGGTCTTGGATTTTTTCTTTGATTTCTTCTACCTCAGAAGTGTCGAAACTATAGGTCATACTCTTCGCACTACATGCTTCATCGATGAGATCAATCGCCTTATCTGGAAGGAATCGCTCTGTGATATAACGATTCGAGAGAGCAACTGCATCCAGAATCGCATCATCTTCGATAACGAGGTTATGAAATTCCTCAAATGTTGTCTTCAGTCAATGAATCACTTCGACCGCAGTATCGAAATCTGGTTCTGGAACATCAATCTTCTGGAATCGACGTTCGAGTGCAGAATCCTTTTCGATATATTTCTGGTATTCTGAAAGAGTGGTAGCACCGATGAGACAAATCTGTCCGCGTGCCATAGCAGGCTTCAAAATATTGGCTGCATCGAGTGTTCCTTCTGATCCTCCAGCACCAATAATCGTATGAATCTCATCGATAAAAAGAATAATCTCATTTTCGAGCTTCGAAGCCTCATCAATCACTTGTTTCAAACGTCCTTCGAATTCCCCACGATACTTCGTACCCGCAACCATGAGCGACATATCGATTGATACGACTCGTTTTCCTTGCATAGCAAATGGTACTTTCCCTTCTGCAATACGGAGAGCAAGCCCCTCTACAACAGCCGTTTTCCCCACTCCAGGATCTCCGACAAGACATGGATTATTCTTCGTTTTTCGGTTCAGAATACTAATCAGACGCTCTATTTCTGTCTCACGACCGATAATAGGATCCACCTTTCCTTCACGCGCATTTTGTGTCAGATCCATCCCGAAGAAATCGAGTGCTGGAGTCTTGGAATCTTTCTTATCTTGCGGTTTATTATGAGAAAACGGATTCTGTGCATTTTTTGAACCATTATTATCCGTATTTGGAATATTACTCGAACCCATACTTTCTTCGAGCATTTTCACAATATCATCAATGGGGCCGAATATTCCATTCTCTCCTTCTCACTTTTCCTTTATAGAAGATCATGCGATGAGTTTATTTATCTCCATCAACTGGTTCTCGAAGTCTTTCGGAGAAATACCCACAAAATCCAGAAATTGATAAAACCAATTTTCTCCCTGAATACGAAAGAGTGCCAAAAGAAAGTCTTCCACACTGGCTTGCGATTTCTGAAAACTAGCCGCTACTTTCATGCTCATGACAATCAACTCTTTCACTCGTGAAGAGATACCAATATATTGCCCATCACGGATTCCATCTTCATGCACAAAAGGAGGACGAGAAAGAACATCGATTACAATTTTGTCATTGAGTCCAAAACTCGCAAAAAGATCGAATATGTTCCCTTCTTGGATATGAGCTATCTGAATAATAACATCTTCTGGAAGAATCTCAGAATAGCCAAATTGTTTCGCGCGATTCTCGGCTGCGAGCATGATATTTTTGTATTCTTCGGTGAACTGATTGAGCATAGAGACGATTGTATTATGAAATGAAACTGTAAATTTCGTGTGAAGATTATAGGAAATTCTCTCGAAAATCAAGCAGTAATAGTTCCTTTATCATAGCAAGAAATGGAGAATAATGGAAGTATTTTTCCTTGCACATTTCTCTTCATTCAGTCTAAGAGTATTTGATTTTTGGGAACTCTCATATACAATCATCCCCAGTCTTTACTCTTCCTTTCCCAATGAGCACAAACACAATTCTTCTCATAGAAGACGATGAGGGAATCCTCACTCCTCTTTCGATGTATCTAGAACAATCTGGCTTCAATATCGCGACATGCAAAAATGGCATAAATGCGCTCGATACATTCCGCCAAGAAAAACCGGTGGTTATTGTTCTCGATATCAATCTTCCTGGAAAAAATGGTATTGATGTTTGTCGGGAAATACGTGAAATCAGTACAATACCTATCATTATTCTTTCTGCACGAGAAAGCGAAGACGATAAAGTCACACTTCTGGATCTTGGTGCCGATGACTATGTTTCCAAACCATTCTCTGCACGGGAACTCGTCGCCCGCATTCATGCGGTCATCAAGCGAAGCGAAATGAAAAAAGAACAAAAACCATCATGAAAGTCAATCATGCTTGGTAATATCACACTCGACGCAAAAACACACATAGCATCAGTAGATGGAGAGGAACTACGACTCACAAAAACAGAATTTGCACTTCTCGAATATTTCATGAAAAATAGCAAAGGAATCATCAAGCGAGAATCGCTCATGAAGGATATTATTGGATACGATCAATATATCTATGATCGAACGATCGATACGCATATCAAAAATCTCCGGAAAAAAATCGGAAACTCTATCGAAATAGAAACAATCCGTGGAATCTGATATCGAGTCAATGAATTGTAATTGTTCATTTATTGAACCATAATTATTACAAATAAACGGAATATCTGAAAAAAATTGCAAGTCTTCTCTATTTTCATAGAATAAGGAGACTTTCTCTATTTATCGATGCTCAAAATCTCTGGCCCTCAAAATCTCGCTGGCACCGTAAAAATATCTGGCTCTAAAAATGCAGCACTTCCGCTCATTGCCTGTGGACTCTTTTTCAAACATTTCACCCTCCATAATGTTCCACATATTGGAGATGTTCACACATTTCTCTCTATCATCGAATCACTCGGAGTCAAAGTCGACTTCCATGATAATGGAATACTCACACTCGATACCACACATATGAGTGTTCATTGACTCGATCGCGAGAAAATCAAAAAAATTCGCGTTGGAATATTTCTTTTTCCACCACTTCTCAAGCGATTCGGTGGACTCGAGATTCCTTATCCAGGTGGTTGCAATATCGGAAAACGCCCTATCGACGAACATCTCACTGCTTTCTCAACCTATGGTTATGAGAATATGGGTGAAGGTGAAAATATCGCATTCCAGTGAGAAGATCATGGGAAAGATATCACTATTCGCGGGAATTTCGCTGTGACTGCCACAGAGAATATTCTCATGATGGCAGCATTCCGTATAGGAAAAACGACTATCGAACTCGGTGCCATCGAACCACACGTTATCTGTCTCATTGATTTTCTCCGAAGTGTTGGCGTGAATATCGAGGTTACCTATGATCATCACATCAGAATCGAAGGAATCGGAACTATTCCAGATACTGCAGAAGCAACGGTCATCTCAGACTATATCGAAAGTGGAACTTTTGTGGTACTCGGGGCACTCACCGCTGAACCATCAGTGAAAATCGAACATGCGAGAATCAGCGACCTCACTGCATTTCTCGGCAAGTGTGAAGATATCGGAGTGCGCTTCGATCTCGATCAAGAAAAAGATATCATCACCGTCTACAATTCTCGTTCGAGTCTTCGATGCGCCAATCTCCAGACGAATGTCTATCCTGGTTTTCCGACAGATCTCCAATCCCCTTTTGCTCTCCTCCTCACACAAGCAGATGGCATGTCACGTATCCATGAAGTCCTCTTCGAAGGTCGACTCAATTGGCTCATCGAGATAGAGAAGATGAAGTGACATATTGCCATCATGAATCCACACGAAGCGCTCATATTCGGAAAAACACACCTCAGAGGTGCAACGGTTTCGAGCTGGGATCTCCGAGCTTGAGTCACTATGATTCTCGCGGCGATGATTGCTCGAGGAGAGACAACCATCACGAATGTCGAATATATCGAGCGTGGCTATGAAGACATTATCGGAAAAATCGCGAAACTGGGTGGAATTATTGAGACAGTCTAACTTTTCTCTTTTCTAGATAACTAATCTACTCACTTATGTGATACTGAGACTTCGCACCACCGAGCGGACATCACGCGAAAATACCGCTCACAAAAGCACAAATCAGAAAAATGCAAGAAGCCTACAAAAATGCAGATAAAATCAGCGCAGAAGTAAAGGAAAAAGAAGAGGAAGAACAAAAAATATCCGCCAAAGAGACGGATACTATTTTAAAATTTCTATAGATACACTTACGAAGGGAACGATTATAATTAGATTACACTTACTGGGCCTTCTGCATTTTTCTGTGCCCATTCAAGTATAGCATTCGCGCTATCAACAAGAGATTCCATATTATTTATCCAAGAATCTCACAGCGAATTATCAGTATCTCGAATATCAATTTTAGGAAGTCATAGAAAATAGTTTACTACCATTCACTCTGTAAAATGAGCACCGTGATGCTGCAGCCGAGAGAAGTTATCTACATCAGAAAGCACATCAACCAACTCTTGTCTTATTTTATTCGCTGTTTCTTTATATCTTCCTGTCATTTTGCTAACATATTCTCACTTAGCTTCCCTTTCTGTATAAAAAGATTCTTGAATTTGTAAATAATTTTCTACGACATGTGGACTTGCAGATAATTCTCCACAATTTTTTCCACTAAAATCTCTTATATACACACCCTTGTTTTGAGTTTCATAACTTCAGAGATAACCTTGCGATGTATTCATAGATGGAAGAATAGTCTAATAAACTTCTTTATCTTATTCTCTCTCTCTGTATTGTCAAATAATATTTTTACTTTTTAATAATTATATATAATTTTCTCGACTTGCTCGAGTTTTTTTGTACAATTGGATGCATGCAAAAATCCTTCTCTGACATCCTCGCTTCTCTGAATGAAAAACAACTCGAAGCAGTCGAAACCATCTATTGACCTGTGCTCGTGATTGCCTGACCTGGAAGTGGGAAAACACAACTTCTCGCAGCTCGTATAGCCAATATCCTTCAGACGACAGACTACCTCCCATCGAATATCCTCTGTCTCACATTCACAGAAAATGCTACCAAGAACATGCGAGAACGCCTTGCGAGCATGATTGGCCAGGATGCATATCGTGTTGCGATTCATACGTTCCACAGTTTCGGGAATGAAGTTATCAATCGTTTTCGGTATCTCTCGAAGGAATACACTGACGCCAAGCCTGTAGATATGATTGAATCTTCACGGATTCTCGACCATATTCTCGAGTGACTCTCATGGGATAATCCGTACAAGCCAGGATTTCGTGCCAGTGATACGATCAAGGAAGTCCTCGGAAATATCGGAAATCTCAAGAAATGAGGAATTACTCCTGCATTTTATCGAGTGATTCTTGAGCTCAATCGTCGTACTATAGAGCAGATAAACCCTATCATCAGCGAATATTGGAGTCAGATAGATAGCCTCGGACAAAAGAAAGAAGAAAAGGCGAAAAAGATCGAACTTTTCCAATTATTCACAGAAAAGGTTCAACAATTGTCCGAATCAGAGAAAAATATAGGAAATTATGAACGATTCGAAACAGTATTTTCGCGAAGTCTCGGTGAAGCATGGGAACTATACGAATGAGATAACAGCACGAAGTTCATGAACGCTTGGCGCGATACTTGGACACAGAAGAACTACAAAAATATCCGTGAACTCAAGGAAACCAGCAAGCTCGAGAAACAACTCGCTCTCGCTGATATTTTCGAACTGTATCAGAATACTCTGAAGGAAAAATGACTCATCGACTTCTCTGATATGATCCTCGAAGCTATCAGCCTCATCGAAGAGAATGATATTGTCCGCATGAGTCTCGCAGAGACCTACCAATTCATCATGATCGATGAATTCCAGGACACCAATGAAGCTCAGATGCGACTCATCAACGGAATCCTCTCAGTTAATACCGAGAATCCGAATATTTTCGCTGTTGGTGATGATGATCAGTCCATCTACAAGTTCCAGTGAGCTAATACGAAAAATATCCGCGATTTTCACGATAATTATCCAGATACTCGACTGATTATCCTCGAGAAAAACTATCGTTCGAAAGAAGAGATTATTCATGCAAGTCGTTCAGTTATCAAATCAGAAATGAACGATATATGAAATATCTTCGAAGGAGCAGTGAAAAAATTCGAAGCTATTCGAGAAACTGGCGGTAGTGTCAGAAAAAGGAAATTCAAGAATGAACTCGAAGAAATCTCATGGATCATCGATGATATTGCATCAAAAACCACTTCTGGAATCCATCCGAACGAAATTGCTGTGATTACGAAGAAGAATAAAACGCTCGAACTCATAGCAAAATGACTACTCGAGAAAAATATCAGTGTCAATCTCTCGAAGGATGAATCTATTTTCGACAATGAGATTATCATCCTCATCCTCAATATTTTGAAGCTTCTCGATACTCTCGAAGGAAGTTATCGGGAGGAAAATGCTGAACTTCTCGTGAGTATCATTTCTCATTCGTGTTTCGCCATCAATCGTCTCATTCTCTGGAATATATCCAAGACTATCTACCATGCTCGAAAAGATACGACGAAATCCTGGATCGAAACCCTCGCAAACCATGAAGATGAAAAGATACGAAATATAGGGAATTTTCTGAAGGAGCTTTCTCAGAGAGCGTACACCGAACGACTCGAAGATATTATCGACTATATCACTGGTGCGAATCAACTCTCACTTCCTGATGACTACGATGATGAAGGAAAGAAAAATCCACTCCAGATCGATATGTTCTCTGGAGAAAAAGAAGAATACATTTCACCTCTGTATTCTCACTTTTTCGGACATATATCGAACCATAATTGATGAGATATACTCTATTCACGTCATCTGGCGAACATGCGAGCATTCATAGAAAATGTCCGCAGTTACAAGAATGGCAAGAATTATCTCACGCTCCATGATGCTATAGAAATCCTCGATCTCATCGAGAAGTACGATATCCAGATAGAAGTCTCCCACATCATTGGTGATGAATCCAATGCTGTCAATCTCATCACGGTCTACAAAGCAAAATGACTCGAATGGGAATATGTCTACGTGCCATGCATCCATACGAGAGAATACAAATCTGGGAAGATTTCTGGATCAACTCTTCCGAAAAATCTCCCACTCGAAGCCGATCGGGATGATGATAGTGATATCGAGCGGCTTATCTATACTGCCTTCACTCGTGCGAAGGATGCACTCACTATCACCTATTCCGAGGAGAGTATCAGTGAGAAATCTCTCGAGCCACTTGCTTGTATCGAAGTCGAAAGTACTGACTGGGAAGAGTCCACGACCACACCACTCACGAGCCTCACGGAAACACTCGAAATCGAGAAAAAAGAGTTGTTTGCACTTCCCTATCTCGGCGAAGAACAAGACTTTCTTCGCGACCGTATCGAGAAACTCTTCGTCATGAATGCCACAGCACTCCAGAACTTCCTGAATGTTGCCGATGCTGGACCAGAATATTTCGTCTCGAATTCCCTCCTCCGTTTCCCCCAGGCAAAAAATATATCCGCCACCTATGGTTCTGCGATGCATAAGGCACTCGAAGATTTCTTCACCGACTACGCGGGCAAGAAAACCTACAAGAAAGAAATCCTCTTCGAATCGTTCGAAACATATCTGAGAAAGGAAGGATTCGACCGAAAAACCGAAGAAACCTATCTCGCACGGGGAAAAGAAAACCTCGAATCGCTCTACTCGGAAATCACGGGACAATCCTATGGAGAACTCTTTCTCGAATATGATTTCCGTGCGGCACATGGTGGAACATTCTTGCCAGTGGATGAAACCAATGCCATCCAACTCACAGGAAAAATCGACCGTATCGAGCGGCTTCCTGACGATTCTCTCATCATCACTGACTACAAGACTGGAAGTGGATTCGATACTTTTGATGGGCGCGGAGCAGAATATGAGAAGATCAAGCAATGGAAATATCGTCTCCAACTCTGTTTCTATGCGATCTTGTTCGAACTCTCTCCTCGCTGGCGTATGTTCCAGAACAAGCGATATGAACTCTTCTTCGTCGAGAAAAATCGTGATGAAGATCGATTCCACCGTGTTGTCGAGTATATCCAACAAGGAGAGATTGAGCGGACAAAGAGACTCATCATCGCAGTGATATCGAAAATCCAGAATCTCGACTTTCCTGATATCTCGAAATATCCGAAAACACTGGAAGGAATCAGGATGTTCGAGGAAAAATTATTAAATTGACAAATATAGTTATTTTATTATTTTATATTAAAATAACGCTTTAACATATGTCCAGATACTACTTGCAGAATCCTCGAGGTTACTGAGAAGGATGACCCCTCTGTCTCACTTACAGATCAGGTTTTCTCTGATATCAATCACAACAAATTGCAACATTACTATGAAAGAAAAGAACTTGATTAGAGGCCACTTGTGAATTATTCTGAATACCACCTCATGTTGTAGAGCCTTTCTTATGAGGAAAAGATACAGACAGAGAAATACTTATCCATGCTTTTGATATTTTCACGGAAAGATACAAAACAATTCCTAAAAACACTTGTAATATAAAAGTCCAAGACCATCAATATATTTGACTCAGGGCTATTGGACTTATCATACAATGAAGAGAAAGTTTAAATGCAATAAAAGAAGAAATAGGATTTTGACCTCAAGCAATCAGTCAAAAAATACATCTTGCACACAGACTTC is a genomic window of Candidatus Gracilibacteria bacterium containing:
- a CDS encoding UDP-N-acetylglucosamine 1-carboxyvinyltransferase, with amino-acid sequence MLKISGPQNLAGTVKISGSKNAALPLIACGLFFKHFTLHNVPHIGDVHTFLSIIESLGVKVDFHDNGILTLDTTHMSVHGLDREKIKKIRVGIFLFPPLLKRFGGLEIPYPGGCNIGKRPIDEHLTAFSTYGYENMGEGENIAFQGEDHGKDITIRGNFAVTATENILMMAAFRIGKTTIELGAIEPHVICLIDFLRSVGVNIEVTYDHHIRIEGIGTIPDTAEATVISDYIESGTFVVLGALTAEPSVKIEHARISDLTAFLGKCEDIGVRFDLDQEKDIITVYNSRSSLRCANLQTNVYPGFPTDLQSPFALLLTQADGMSRIHEVLFEGRLNWLIEIEKMKGHIAIMNPHEALIFGKTHLRGATVSSWDLRAGVTMILAAMIARGETTITNVEYIERGYEDIIGKIAKLGGIIETV
- a CDS encoding ATP-dependent Clp protease ATP-binding subunit; translated protein: MLNQFTEEYKNIMLAAENRAKQFGYSEILPEDVIIQIAHIQEGNIFDLFASFGLNDKIVIDVLSRPPFVHEDGIRDGQYIGISSRVKELIVMSMKVAASFQKSQASVEDFLLALFRIQGENWFYQFLDFVGISPKDFENQLMEINKLIAGSSIKEKGEGENGIFGPIDDIVKMLEESMGSSNIPNTDNNGSKNAQNPFSHNKPQDKKDSKTPALDFFGMDLTQNAREGKVDPIIGRETEIERLISILNRKTKNNPCLVGDPGVGKTAVVEGLALRIAEGKVPFAMQGKRVVSIDMSLMVAGTKYRGEFEGRLKQVIDEASKLENEIILFIDEIHTIIGAGGSEGTLDAANILKPAMARGQICLIGATTLSEYQKYIEKDSALERRFQKIDVPEPDFDTAVEVIHGLKTTFEEFHNLVIEDDAILDAVALSNRYITERFLPDKAIDLIDEACSAKSMTYSFDTSEVEEIKEKIQDLQKDIESFLISQQYQKALAKRKELEKLTQEIETKKKKRVIPHKNRLHITSADVQRVIHQMTGVPLKNLEKEDLSKLRGLAPAIKKRIVGQDEAIDSIVSSLKRSRVGISNPNRPIGSFLFLGPTGVGKTELVKVLAEEFFGDEKALIKIDMSEYQDKSSASKLIGTTAGYVGYEEGGLLTEKVRRKPYSIVLFDEIEKGNFDIYNLLLQILEDGAISDGKGRLVNFKNTIVIMTSNIGSEEFNNEAAKIGFNTSESDEKKIISDYAGIRERVLKQLPDTFAPEFLNRIDKTVVFSPLDKKVLKSIVLLQLDDLVSRLDTIGITLVYDAKAVTHIVSETYNPEYGARPVRRYIQDKIEDAIADELVDKKRKKKVQLSVEKKALKFSWE
- a CDS encoding ATP-dependent DNA helicase translates to MQKSFSDILASLNEKQLEAVETIYGPVLVIAGPGSGKTQLLAARIANILQTTDYLPSNILCLTFTENATKNMRERLASMIGQDAYRVAIHTFHSFGNEVINRFRYLSKEYTDAKPVDMIESSRILDHILEGLSWDNPYKPGFRASDTIKEVLGNIGNLKKGGITPAFYRVILELNRRTIEQINPIISEYWSQIDSLGQKKEEKAKKIELFQLFTEKVQQLSESEKNIGNYERFETVFSRSLGEAWELYEGDNSTKFMNAWRDTWTQKNYKNIRELKETSKLEKQLALADIFELYQNTLKEKGLIDFSDMILEAISLIEENDIVRMSLAETYQFIMIDEFQDTNEAQMRLINGILSVNTENPNIFAVGDDDQSIYKFQGANTKNIRDFHDNYPDTRLIILEKNYRSKEEIIHASRSVIKSEMNDIGNIFEGAVKKFEAIRETGGSVRKRKFKNELEEISWIIDDIASKTTSGIHPNEIAVITKKNKTLELIAKGLLEKNISVNLSKDESIFDNEIIILILNILKLLDTLEGSYREENAELLVSIISHSCFAINRLILWNISKTIYHARKDTTKSWIETLANHEDEKIRNIGNFLKELSQRAYTERLEDIIDYITGANQLSLPDDYDDEGKKNPLQIDMFSGEKEEYISPLYSHFFGHISNHNGGDILYSRHLANMRAFIENVRSYKNGKNYLTLHDAIEILDLIEKYDIQIEVSHIIGDESNAVNLITVYKAKGLEWEYVYVPCIHTREYKSGKISGSTLPKNLPLEADRDDDSDIERLIYTAFTRAKDALTITYSEESISEKSLEPLACIEVESTDWEESTTTPLTSLTETLEIEKKELFALPYLGEEQDFLRDRIEKLFVMNATALQNFLNVADAGPEYFVSNSLLRFPQAKNISATYGSAMHKALEDFFTDYAGKKTYKKEILFESFETYLRKEGFDRKTEETYLARGKENLESLYSEITGQSYGELFLEYDFRAAHGGTFLPVDETNAIQLTGKIDRIERLPDDSLIITDYKTGSGFDTFDGRGAEYEKIKQWKYRLQLCFYAILFELSPRWRMFQNKRYELFFVEKNRDEDRFHRVVEYIQQGEIERTKRLIIAVISKIQNLDFPDISKYPKTLEGIRMFEEKLLNGQI
- a CDS encoding response regulator transcription factor gives rise to the protein MSTNTILLIEDDEGILTPLSMYLEQSGFNIATCKNGINALDTFRQEKPVVIVLDINLPGKNGIDVCREIREISTIPIIILSARESEDDKVTLLDLGADDYVSKPFSARELVARIHAVIKRSEMKKEQKPSGKSIMLGNITLDAKTHIASVDGEELRLTKTEFALLEYFMKNSKGIIKRESLMKDIIGYDQYIYDRTIDTHIKNLRKKIGNSIEIETIRGIGYRVNEL